In the Arachis ipaensis cultivar K30076 chromosome B04, Araip1.1, whole genome shotgun sequence genome, CTGGATCCATTCCTTCCACATTGGGAAACTTGACAAAGCTCTTCCAATTATACCTCAGCTTTAATCATTTTTCTGGACCAATTCCTGCCTCTATAGGTAATCTGGTCAATTTGAATTACTTGAGCTTCCATACAAACAACCTCTCTGGAACTGTCCCTGAAACAATTGGAAACCTGAAAGGCCTCAAGATGCTAGAATTGGCCACCAACAAGTTTAATGGCACCCTTCCACAGGGCATTAATAACTTGACAAGTTTGAGGAAATTTTCAGTGTCCAAGAACAATTTCATTGGCCATTTGCCAACTCAAATCTGCTCAGGTGGATTACTCTCATACTTCAATGCTGAGAACAACCATTTTACTGGATCAGTGCCAAGAAGCTTGAAGAGTTGCTCTAACATTGCTAGACTCACATTACAGGGAAACCAGTTGGAAGGTGACATTGCAGAAATTTTCGGCATATATCCGAATTTAGTACATATTGATCTGAGTGATAACAAGTTTTACGGTCAGATTTCACCAAACTGGGGAAAGAACCATAACCTTCAGAACTTGTACATGTCCAACAACAATATTTCTGGTGCTATACCACCACAAATTGTTGAGGCTACTAATCTGGGTAGGCTTCGCCTTTCTTCAAACCAACTGAATGGAAAGATTCCAAAGGAACTAGGGAATATGAAAAACTTGTTTGAACTCAGTATCAATAACAATCATCTCTCAGGAAGCATTCCACCAGAAATAGGATCATTGAAGAATCTGACATTCTTGCGCCTAGCAGGAAATGAGTTGAGTGGCAACATACCAAGAGAAGTTATGCAGTTACCCAAATTGGTTGAATTGAACTTGAGCATCAACAGACTAGAGGGAAGCATCCCCTCTGGCATTGCCTCATTAGAACCTCTCTCTTCTCTTGATCTTAGCAACAATTTGTTGAATGGAACAATACCAAGGTGGCTTGGAGATCTGACGCAATTGAACTTCTTGAACCTCTCACACAATGATCTCTCTGGCAATATTCCATCCAGTTTTGATGGCATGTCAGCCTTGATTTCAGTCAACATATCACACAACCAGTTAGAAGGGCCGCTTCCAAACAATCAAGCGTTTCTTAATGCTCCAATTTGGTCCTTGAAAAGTAACAAAGGCTTGTGTGCTAACAATGTCACCGGCTTGGAGCGATGCACAAAGAAGCATAGCCTGAAGATGGTATTGTTTCTTATCTATGGAGCACTTGCTCTAGCACTTTGTTTGTTAGGTGTTTCAATGTATATTCTTTGCAGAAGAGGCAGAAAGAGAGAAGAAGTTAAAGAAGTGCAATCAAAAGAGCACTTTTCCATATGGAGCCATGATGGGAAAATGGCATTTGAAACAATCATTCAAGCTACCAATAATTTTGATGACAAATATCTCATTGGAAATGGAGGGCAAGGATCTATTTACAAGGCTGAGTTGCCTTCAGGTATGGTTGTTGCTGTGAAGAAGCTTCATGAGAAGACTACTATTGGGGAGGAGACATACAATTTGAAAGCATTTGAGAATGAAATCAAAGCATTGACAGAAATGAAGCACCGCAACATCATAAAGCTATATGGGTTTTGCCAACATTCACGGTTCTCATTTTTGGTTTATAAGTACTTGGAAGGTGGAAGCTTGGATCAAGTGCTAAGAGATGAAGCGAAAGCAAGTAAATTTGATTGGGGAAAGAGGGTGAATGTGATTAAAGGAGTTGCTAATGCTCTATCATATATGCATCATGATTGCTTACCTCCTATAGTTCATCGCGACATATCGAGCAAGAATGTCCTTTTGGATTCAGAATATGAAGCTCATGTCTCTGATTTTGGGACAGCTAAGTTTCTTAAGCCAGGTTCAAGTTGGACAACACTTGTAGTCACCTATGGATATGGAGCTCCTGGTAAGTTCATTTTCCCTTGATTTCTATACCAAGAATGATCCATATATTTCTTTATGCATAACTTGAAATTTCCAATTTTGTTATAGAGCTAGCTCAGACTATGGAAGTGACAGAGAAAAGTGATGTATATAGCTTTGGAGTGCTTTGTTTGGAGATCCTCATGGGAAAGCATCCAGGAGATTTGATCAACTCATTGTTGTCGCCAACAACAGCATCAATAACATACAATTTGTTATTGGTTGATGTCATGGATCAGAGGCCACCCCATCCTAAGAATTCAATTGTTGGGGAAATCATGTGGATCACAAAGTGGGCACTTGAGTGCTTGAGACAAAGTCCACGATCACGACCAAGCATGCATCAGATTTCTAAAGAGCTTATGATGGGAAAGTCACCTTTAGCTAATCGCCAGTTTCCTATGATCAGAATTGGGCAACTCATTGAAGAAGGATCGGGGAGTGCACTTACGTGATTGCTTCATTATGATCTAATGATTCATACTTCATATATATAGTCCACCTGTGTCTTAATTCTTAAGCTTGTTTACTTTGACACCGTGTGTACCATTATATATATGTACGAGTAAAAGGTTAATTTCTTTGGTTATGTTTTGTGCCAACCAATTACAAAAGGAGATAAGCTTGTTGAGTCAGAATGCATGAATAGAAGTAGAGTAATCTCATTGTTAATGTTTCAATAAAGAGCagagaataaagaagaaaaaatgatCTATTGATGAACTCGATTCTTaacttgttggtttagaacttcaaagtttttcttttttttttcttgcacAAGGGGAGGATTAAACCCGTGACATTTGATTAAAGAAAAGTGAGACATTTCCGTCCAACCACACCCTCTGAATTCTTTGCGAAGAGCCACTGAGCCACTGGCctgcttctttctttttctttttcctattcTTATTACTGTGCCACTGGCCTGCTTCTTATTGTGTTTATGtttattttagattttaaattgTGTCTTTTGTTTCAATGTTCAATTGTGGTCGTGAGACTTTATGATATTGCACTATAGTTATTTTGGTATGTTTTAGCTGTAACAATGTATTAAGGTTGCCAAAAACTAATAGTTACTAATATATTGTACTTTTGGATAATATTGAGATCTATGGATGTTAGTAATTTGAAATTTTAGCCTATTGAGCAAAATGAAGTAAAATTCACAGTGATTTCATATATAATTCAACTAAAATTacataatattattttttctttcttaaatatGTCACCATCAAAACTATACAAACTTAAATTAAGTGCTAACCAATAACAGTAAAACGCTATTATAGCAAAGAGTTCCAGATACCTCGTACACCTAACACAACACAAACttcacagcagcagcagcaaatGCAATTAAAAATCCCAACACATTCCAAAATCTTAAAAATGCAAATCTTGTTTGGGTCTACACTCATTCTATAGTAGTATCTCCAATTTTCTCACTTTCTCTTCTAATTCTGACAATTTGCTTGCAACTTAGTTTTTTGCCCTCCTATGTCTACATCCTTAGGTTTCGAACCAACATTTCCACCAATAATCTCATCAGGTCATTTGAAGTACTTGCATTTCTATAGTGGAGTCTACAAATAACACAGAAAATAATCTTCTAACATAACATAACTAGAAAAATTACATTAACctaacatgaattacctcaaagtAGCAGCAGCAAAAAAACAACCTACTAAGATTTAATTTTGTTCCAAATTCGAACATGATTATATAGCGTTCACAATTGCAATTAGAGAGTTCGAACTACTTCTTCCTCCCTGTTTTGCAATTAGACATCCATGAATGCCGATTCGAAGCTGAGGATTGGTCTGTACAGCGCATGCTTCCTTAGCTTGTTAGGATTTGAAATCCATTGAATAATGAAGAGAGGGCTAGTATTAAACTCTTTTCACAACAAAGAAAATGCCAATATTTTGCTCACTGTACAGGGCGCGTTGTCCCTAAAAAACATAGGAACGTAAGGGTTTTTCACTaacgataataaacatcttcccaaaacaTTAAACTGATTTTAGAattcaccaaggatcgaactttTGACTTTTCGAATCTAGTACTCTAATACCATGTATGAtgccactcatcccaaaaacttcagctcatggaaaaaggtaacactaatgatcatatttttaatactctctaaactttcattgtacacattgtataaatattccattgacttctcatactttctcttttttttttatttagggaGAGTTTGCTATAACTCATTGACAAAAAAGTCATATTTATTATTCGTGTATTTTTATATATTCTTATGTACTTTTGGATATTATGATAatagtttaaaaatttaaattttgtgtattttaaaaataattaaagtgaACTTTATCACTTAGCGAACTTTATAAAAATTATAGAATTTATCGAGaacttttttaaataaataaaaaatcatatttaaagaattaaaattaaaaaataggatttgagtaaataataaaattttttattttatttaaaaaaaaaatcgaatgTAAGGATAAGTCTGAGACAATAGATAGGGATCACAATAGCATTATGCTGTTATTAGGGGACAGATAAAAGTTTAGTGAAATCGTTAGGGGTTGATGTAAGATTTTACTCAAAATACTACAAATACAATTATATGCACATTTTGAGCAAAGTATGTCACCGTGTTATATTTTCATTGCTCAAACATACTatttcattaaaaaatatttttattaaaccaCCCAAAATAGATCTGAATTAATTTGTGttaacaaaaatatttacaaactgttattgataaaaatattttttaaatattaaaaaatgtgACAAAAATATTATGTGATGACTCATTTTATTTTTTgtcatatataaatatttttattatattttaaaataatttaaaaatatttttatcaatacTAAGATTAttttgaatatattttttgtagtttatcttgtaaAAATACGTAAATAATTTTATATCTAAACCAATAAAATCGAGTTAAGGAAAGATTCTAAATAGCATATCTAAGGAAGAAATTAATGTCATATTATTATCAGGACAAATCACAGTATTAAACCAGATGAGAGGAGAATTTACATGATTCAATCAAAGTAAAAAACGTGACAAGGATCTACTAGGAGGACGTTTCTATATAGTTCGAATCAAGGCAACTCGaattacaccaaccaataataaTTCGAATCTGTATAATTCGAATTGGTGGAACTCGAATTATGCTCGCATCAATTCTTgatagtaattcgaatcagtatGAATCGAATTACATACGCATAGTAACTTACACTTGTTCGAATTAGCCTAGTTCAAACTAGCCAACCATTTTGTGCACATAGTAATTCGAAACAGCTTGTTTCAAATTAGCAAATGGTTTTGACTGCCGTTGGTAATTCGAATCCCACTCATTTGAATTACTAAGCCTCTTCCTATATAAAAAGTTTGAAGGAAGCTCATTCGAACCACTTTTCCAAACCTCTGTCCCACCAAATTTCAGAGAAAAGGACCTCATACCACTTCAACAAAGGGTTGAACAGAATATTTAACCGATGGAGGATAACTCGAATTGACTTTATCATTTGGATGGAGTTGCCCATATAGCTGGTGTTATCAATGAAGAAGTTAGTGTGATTCTTTTAAAATAAGAGTCAATGaattaccctttttttttttatatttttgcctTTGGTATGTTAGAATGGTAGTCATTATTTATCGTTGCTAATTTAgaatagagtaaagtattgtttttgtccccaatgtttggggtaaattctatttgtgtccctaacgtttaaatcgtcctatttgtatccctaacgtttgtaaaagtaattcaatgttatcctgccgtcaattacacatcatgagcgctttagtttgagttttaaaaatctcttctttaagttagaatacaaatgtctggatagaatcgatgatctactccgaaaaatagctcatcaaatgttgaaaccaattcctacaacatttacataattcacttttctagggatataattgaatctaaacacaaatagtgggtataatattaaaatcgaacacatccaagtgagaataattgaaaaatataatcttatttgttagtataattgatagtaggataacattgaatcacttttataaacgttaaggatataaataggacgatttaaacgttagggacacaaataggacttaccccaaatgttggggataaaaacgatactttactctttagaATATATATAAGTGGTTATGTTAGTGGTTAATATGAATAGTAATCAGTGATCTTTTTATCTTGTgatattattctttttttaagaagtatgttttaaaaatattttctcattTGACCCAGTTTGATGGATATATGATGTTATTTTTCATCTTAACGCGTTATATTATGTGGTAGTGGACAAGTTGTATTTTTTGGGTTTAACATATGCATTAGTGAATGATGTCGTATGAATATGTTCCGAGCTGAGAGACATTTTGGTACATTATTTATGCAGCCTCACCGATGCATTTCGAGCATGCGACGACAGCAGGGTATGCGTCTGGACGAGAggtacgttccgtacttgcagatggccggcTTGTACCATCTTGCGAGGTTGAACGATAGATGGTTTAGGCTGGATGAGCCCCTGGTTAGTGCATTCGTGGAGCGCTGGCGTTCGGAGACGCACACGTTCCATATGTCGTTCACGGAGTGCACTATTACATtgcaggacgtggcgtaccaATTAGGTCTGCCGATCGATGGACATTATGTTAGTGGTTTTCTGACAGATTTTCAGACGTATATCGAGGGTGCCAGTTTAGGTGTGGTTCTAGGAGTTGCTGGGTGTGGTACCTCCTACGAACCAAATCCAGAAGTTTACAGTGAACTGCAGCTGGTTCCAGGAGACGTTTGGAGAGCTTTCTGAGGGAGCCGATGAACCCACTATTAGGAGGTATGCCCGGACCTATATCATGATGCTGTTAGGAACTCAGCTATTTACTGATAAGTCCGACAACCGCATTCACATTAGGTGGCTCCCATACGTGGCTAGACTTGAGGACATGGATGGGTACAGTTGGGAATCAGCTGCTCTCTCATGGTTATACCGGTGCATGTGTCGCGTGGTGAACAGACACGTAGTGAAGTTAGCCGGACCGTTACAGCTACTTCAGTCATGGATCTTCTGGCGGTTTCCTGAATTTATATCCACTGGGGATCTTCTGGCAATTTTCTGACCGTTACAACTACGCTCTGCATAATTTGGATCAACAAGGTTCGAACTACCTACGAATTCATAGATACATAGTTCGAattgattaattttaaattactCTCCTTCATAATTCGAACAGACTTGATTCAAATTACTCCTGATTTATACTTTAAATTGgtttaattcaaattatataaaaatatatttttggttgATCCATGTTTTGTTTTTCGATTTAGTTAATTCATATAATTTCTCCTCCCATTTAACTTAATACTGCGAGATTTGCCCTTATTACAatctttcttcttttaatttcttctatcttattACGGTGTCAGTATTGGAGACATATGAAGCAATATATATATCTCATCATTCTACACATAAAATGAAGTTGACTTCCTAGTAAGcaagatgatagaaacaaaatCCAAACTGTACGTAGTGCTAGGAGATCGAGGACCCAAGCCATCACTACTGACCCTCATTATTTCATAGGATATCCATGAATGATTGCTAAAAACAACAACTTTTAAACATGTTGAGGAATATAATTGTTTACTTAGCTTTATGCTAATAATGACTTGTTTTTATAATTGAATGGTACGTTTGGCAatgttatattatataattttgtgcggaaatttaaaaaaaaaaaagtgtatccTTCTAGAGATTCCAATGTGTGACAACATGGCTAATTACCAACAAAATACCAGACTCTCTGGACTGGCTTTCTCCAGCCAAGATAGGGTTTTGTTCATTCCACTAGGACAGATCTAAATGCGCTGGATTGATGGCAAAATAAAAGGTGTCCGCCTAGACTACTGCCACTTTCTTATGTGAATACCGAGTTCTTTCACTCATCAATCTCACTTCGAAGTGGGATAGAGATAATGAGCTCAGTGAGCTACTGGCTCTTACATCCCGAACTTATGGATACCCGTACTGAATATGTTAATCGTTACCGATACCAGACAGAGTTGCTTTTTCTTGGTCTTATAGTTCGTGGCTACTGGCTATAATTGCAACACCAATACTAGGGAACCAATAAGGTACCagccaaaaatcagccaaatGTCTCTAGATGAATCTAAAATCTTTACGTGAATGGTACTTATATTAGGTATTAGGATATTTTTTCTACTAAGTAtcagaatatttttttttcatattaaatggatgtttttttatatattttataaaaaattttatatactaaGAATCAGAATACAATGAAGATGATGATATAATGACAATTTTACAAGAACAGAATAAAGTCCTAGCTCAAAAGAGGAGATTggcaaagcaaaaagaaaaggctCGAAGATGCAGaccgaaaaaattgaaaaaggtgTGTAACAAAGTTTTATTATGATTTTTAActcttggaatgttagggggttagGAGGGGTTGGGAAGCTGAGTATGGTTAAAGAGCTAAGAAAGAAACAGAAACTGAATATGTTAGGTTTGGTTGAGTCTAAAATGCAAGCTGTGACTAAGTTTGATGTAGCACGAATTTGGGGGAGCGATGCTGTGCGGTGGGAGTTTGTAGGATCGGAAGGCACGTCTGGGGGTCTCCTGTTAATGTGGGATGACTTGCTGTTCAGAATGAATAACTGTTACAAAGGAGAGAGATGGTTATGTGTTGAAGGAATACttttgaaaaatgaattttgttgtgcttTCTGTTTGGTATATGGTGCTCATAATAGAATAGAAAAACTTGCTGTGTGGGAGGAACTGAGCTTTATAGCGGGCTTATGTCAAGTTCCGATATGCTATATGGGTGACTTTAATGAGGTTCTACAGGTTGAAGAGAGGAAAGGTCAGGACAGATTAACTGCGTCAGCAGAAGATTTTAAGAGTTGGGTCCAAGATATGCAGTTAGTGGACTTACCTTTGACTGATCGCAAATATACATGGTTTAGAGGCCGCTCTTGCAGTCGTATCGATAGAGTTTTAGTCAGTGTTGAATGGACGGAGGAGTTCCCAGAGATTCGGTTAAAAGGGGGTCCAAGAGGCCTATCAGATCACTGTCCAATTATAGTTCAGAATACCAGGTACAGAGGTGGTTCGCGTCCCTTTCGAAGCTTAGATTGTTGGTTTACACATGAAGGCTTCCTAAGAATGGTTAGGGAGGAATGGAGGAATCTTGGTATAAGGACAAATTTGGGGACATCGATAAGAAAATTCAGCAACTCGAGGAGGAGATCAGGAAGATAGATGAGTTGGCAGGAAATGGGGTTTATGATGATACAACGGAGGCAAGAAGGAAGGCGTTAGTAAGCTGTTGCAAGTAGTGGTATGTGAGAAAAGAAATACACTGGAAGCAGATGTCGCGCTCCAAGCATGTgaaggatatggataaaaatactagGTACTTCCATAATTTGGCGTCGGCAAGAAGGAGGAACAATAGAATTGATGCCTTAATAATCAACGGAAGACTGATAAGAAATCAAGCTCGGATCAAGGTTGCTATCAGAGATTTTTATAAAGATTTGTATCACCAGGAGAGATCACCAGTGGTGGGTTTTAGGGACAGACTGGTAAAAAGGATTGAGGAAGAGGAGTCGATAGCGTTGGAGAGATTACCGACATCGGAGGAGATTAGAGAGGCCGTTTGGGATTGCGAGTCATCCAAAGCACCAGGAAGTGATGTGTATAACATGAATTTTGTTAAGAAGTGCTGGGATGAGATTGGTGCAGAGTTTACCAAAGCGGTTCTGGATTTCTTTCAATCTTCAAGGTTGCCTTCTGACGCCAATATTACTTGGGTAGCTCTTGCGCCTAAGTACACTGGAGCCAAGGAGATTAAAGACCTCCGGCCGATCAGCATGGTAGGTTGCGTGTACAAAGTGATTTCAAAAGTGATGGTTAGGAGGATGAGAACAATTATGCCAGGGCTAGTGGGAGAGACGCAGAGTGCTTTTGTGAAGGGTCGGAAGATACATGATGGGGCACTTATTGCCTGCGAAATAGTGCAATGGCTGAAGACGAGAAGAAAGAAAGCGGCAATCATCAAACTAGACTTTCAGAAGGCTTATGATCGGGTTAAATGGAGCTTTGTGGACATTGTGTTACAAAAGATGGGTTTTGGCTGGAGATGGAGGGAATGGGTTAAGGAATGTGTTGGCACAGCGACTATGTCGATCCTGGTAAATGGCTCACCATCTAAACCATTTAAGATGGAGAGGGGTTTGAGACAAGGTGATCCACTGTCTCCGTTCTTGTTTGTTCTAGTGGTTGATGTCCTGCATAGGATGGTAGGGGAGGCAGTCAGGAACAAACGCATAGTGCCGCTGCTAGTTGGTAAGGACAATATAGAGTTGTCTCACCTCCAGTTCGCAGATGATACTATATTGTTCTGCCCACCAGAAGAGGAGACCATCAGGAACTATGCCAGATTACTAAGGTGCTTTGAGTTGATGTCGGGGTTaaccattaactttgataaatcaAGTTTAATCCCAATCAACTGTGAACAGTAGTGGACGTATAACATGTGCAACTTGTTGGGGTGCAAGGAGGCCTGCCTCCCAGTCAGATATCTTGGCATTCCCTTAGGAGCAAATCCAAGACTAGTCAGGACCTGGAAACCGATCATTGACAAGGTAGAGGAGAAGCTTAGTCTGTGGAAAGCAAAGGTCCTCAATAAAGCGGGTAAGCTGGTCCTTATTAAGTCTGTGTTAAATAGCTTGCTGGTATACTACTTGAGTctgtataagatgccaaaggcaGTGGCAGAGAAGTTGATATCGCTGCAGAGAAGATTCCTGTAGAGAAAGGAGGAAGGCAGGAATGGTCTGGCGCTAGTTAAGTGGGAGGTGGTTCAAGCCCTGAAAAAATTGGGTGGTCTAGGGATAGGTGATGCCGTGATCAGAAACACTGCACTACTGTTCAAATGGTGGTGGCGGTTTTCAAAAGAAGAATGTCCATTATGGAAGAAGGTGGTGTGCTCTTGCTATGATTTGAACCCCAGTGTAATGTTATCAGCTCAAACATTACCTACTAGAGGGGGTCCATGGAAGGATATCTGTCAACTGCAGTTCAAGGATAGCTCTGTGAAAGATAAGATGATTGCGGGGTTGTCTATGGAGGTGGGTGACGGAAGACGGACTCAGTTCTGGGAAGATGTTTGGCTACAAAATGGTCCGTTAAAGATGCGTTTTCCGAGACTCTTCTCCATTTCAAACCAAAAAGGATCAgttataggggattgtgggttttgggatgggattGAGTGGATCTGGAACTTCCATTGGAGGCGAAACTTATACCAATGGGAGTTAAATTTAGTGGTTCAATTACATGAGATGTTAAGACCTGTTAAGCTGACACACGATAAGCAAGACAGAATTTTTTGGAAGTTTGATAAGGAAGGTATATTTTCAACTAACAATTTTGTGCAGGTAGTACAGTCAGAATCTCTCCCGAAGGACATAACGAGTTACAGCTTCACAAGAACCTTATGGAAAGGTTTGGTGCCACCACGAGTGGAGTTATTTACTTGGTTTACTCTGATAGGACGAGTAAATACTAAAGAAAGGCTGCGAAGATTGGGAATTATTAGTCAAGGTGATAACATGTGCGTTTTGTGTAATAAAAAAGTTGAACATATTTATCATTTGTTCCTGGGGTGTGagtttacttggcaggtgtggtgtcaaTGGCTATCAGAATTTAGGAGGTCGTGGACTATTCCGGGCTCACTAAAAGATCACTTTGAGAGTTGGACAGGTGTTGCCAACAGGAAGGTAGAGCGTAACAATTGGCTTATTTGCTTCTTTTCGGTTATTTGAAACGTTTGGCTAGAGAGGAACGGTCGGATATTTAATAACAAGGAAGGGAGTGCAGAGGAGGTATTTCAGAAATCTTTAAACAGTGTTAGAGAATGGAGTAATTTAGatctttttgttgttgatggctatgccggagatgacattaAGGAGGTGTTTTTTCATACTTGTTCATGCGGTAGTATTGTTTTCTTGTCGCTCCACTTTATTGTGTTAAGCTCTCTTGttcaaaaaaactaaaaatcagAATTGTTGGAAGTTCTGTGATTCCCGCCCCTATTTCTCCAACGtatcatttaaaattttaatttggggtgagaagcaattaatatcaaacattataaattaaaaacaaataaaattaattaaatataattataaattagttaagtTGTTTTCTTTTTGACTGATCACTTCttagttccatatacttttcctaatTGCAATAACCATCACTACATATTTCATTACTTAAGGCATTAACAAATACATATATTCTCTCCATGCCATTTTGTAAAAAGGAAATACCGAAAAGAAGAAGATAGGAGAGAGAAAAGATTATTCTAAAAGCAAATTTTCTGATACTTTTAACTTTAATATTAAATTTGTCAAACTTATTTTATATGGtaagtattaaatattttaaaattatttatttttatattttaaaattaaatattaattttatccttttgttaataaattaaaaattgtaTATTGGCACTATAGTAAGTATTTATTCTAAAACCAAACGCTAAAGTCAACTATTTTTAATTAGTTGACTCATATTGGCCTTGTGTTTCTGACATTTGTCCCAAAATTAGTTATAAGTTTGCTTTTATTAAACTATGGAAAGTTGGGAACattactttagaaaaaaaaaactactaaaaTTACTTATAAAATTTATGAAAACtgacaaaaatatttataaattataaaaattaacgtTGTATTCATGTAAAATGGGTTgtatatgataaaaatatttaaattttaattttttgttaattttttaataaaatttttaaattattccacCCTCAACTTCATCAATTCACTTTTTTAACCTTTCATAACCAACTTGCACCTTCAAAATCTTTGTCATGAAATTCGAAACTACTCCTACAACAAATTAGATCAAAATCAATGGTGGTGGTAGTGATAGAGAATCGGACCTCAACCGATTCAGTCATAAGTTTACAATCCATACCcaaatcaaatcaatcaaatACCAACAAAAcctaaaacataaaaattttcaaattcattcatCCAATTTCAATCCATTTTAGCAAAACTAGAAGCAGAAACAACCATCAaccataaaaaattaacaaattcaTTTATCCAATTTGAAATTTACTTTCgcaaaaatcagaagtagaagTAGCCATCAACCGAATCTTCTGCAAATGAATATCAACCTTCATAAAAAATAGAAGCCGAATAGTATCTTTTTAGTAGTAACTAAATCAAtttctaaaaaaagaaaaataaaataaaaaatatttaaaaaaagaaatacatTTTTCTTCGCCAGCTATAACATCGTCGACGACAGAACTTCCATCAACAGTGCCGCCTTCCTTTCTTCTCCGATTTCTCTTCACCGAACCCTCTTTTTGCATGCAGCAGCACCACGACCCCACTCTCTTCTTAGGCATGCGACGACGGCGTTCTCCTTAGGTTGGGTCATAGGCGTGTGATGAAGGTGTTGTAGTCACCTTGAGAGTGAGATGAGGAAGCAATAAGAGGGGAGAAGATTGACGGTGACGGGGTAGGTAGGTGGCAGACAGCGGTCAAAAAGTAT is a window encoding:
- the LOC107635245 gene encoding MDIS1-interacting receptor like kinase 2-like, coding for MSRKNLLIFLFYVLVKLSCVALAASDEKNEEANALLKWKTTLDNKSQLILSSWNNGTSPCRWKGIQCDKSKSITTMNIENFGLKGTFHTLTFSSFPNLLSINIYNNLFHGTIPPQIGNLSRVNQLNLSKNFFEGSIPKEIFTLTSLHGLDLFECHLSGQIPESIGNLANLTYLDFGDNNFSGHIPTGIGKLVNLEYLSFIDNYHLSGSIPVEIGMMTNLHVIDFSSNTLFGAIPPTIGNLSNLQQLYLSSNTLSGSIPPSIWNMSNLTLLYLNNNNLSGSIPASIENYLANLDSLALDNNHFSGSIPSTLGNLTKLFQLYLSFNHFSGPIPASIGNLVNLNYLSFHTNNLSGTVPETIGNLKGLKMLELATNKFNGTLPQGINNLTSLRKFSVSKNNFIGHLPTQICSGGLLSYFNAENNHFTGSVPRSLKSCSNIARLTLQGNQLEGDIAEIFGIYPNLVHIDLSDNKFYGQISPNWGKNHNLQNLYMSNNNISGAIPPQIVEATNLGRLRLSSNQLNGKIPKELGNMKNLFELSINNNHLSGSIPPEIGSLKNLTFLRLAGNELSGNIPREVMQLPKLVELNLSINRLEGSIPSGIASLEPLSSLDLSNNLLNGTIPRWLGDLTQLNFLNLSHNDLSGNIPSSFDGMSALISVNISHNQLEGPLPNNQAFLNAPIWSLKSNKGLCANNVTGLERCTKKHSLKMVLFLIYGALALALCLLGVSMYILCRRGRKREEVKEVQSKEHFSIWSHDGKMAFETIIQATNNFDDKYLIGNGGQGSIYKAELPSGMVVAVKKLHEKTTIGEETYNLKAFENEIKALTEMKHRNIIKLYGFCQHSRFSFLVYKYLEGGSLDQVLRDEAKASKFDWGKRVNVIKGVANALSYMHHDCLPPIVHRDISSKNVLLDSEYEAHVSDFGTAKFLKPGSSWTTLVVTYGYGAPELAQTMEVTEKSDVYSFGVLCLEILMGKHPGDLINSLLSPTTASITYNLLLVDVMDQRPPHPKNSIVGEIMWITKWALECLRQSPRSRPSMHQISKELMMGKSPLANRQFPMIRIGQLIEEGSGSALT
- the LOC107637210 gene encoding uncharacterized protein LOC107637210 gives rise to the protein MMLLGTQLFTDKSDNRIHIRWLPYVARLEDMDGYSWESAALSWGLGGVGKLSMVKELRKKQKLNMLGLVESKMQAVTKFDVARIWGSDAVRWEFVGSEGTSGGLLLMWDDLLFRMNNCYKGERWLCVEGILLKNEFCCAFCLVYGAHNRIEKLAVWEELSFIAGLCQVPICYMGDFNEVLQVEERKGQDRLTASAEDFKSWVQDMQLVDLPLTDRKYTWFRGRSCSRIDRVLVSVEWTEEFPEIRLKGGPRGLSDHCPIIVQNTRYRGGSRPFRSLDCWFTHEGFLRMVREEWRNLGIRTNLGTSIRKFSNSRRRSGR